From a region of the Gossypium raimondii isolate GPD5lz chromosome 10, ASM2569854v1, whole genome shotgun sequence genome:
- the LOC105776309 gene encoding stem-specific protein TSJT1 → MLGIFKKELMNPPKELHSPASLTSSNKPKLPNQIINHFLSSNPNNAVSMGFGSSACFAYAPTENRFPSHQRLFCGVDEIYCIFLGDLNNLSSLLKQYGLSKGTNEAMFIIEAYRTLRDRGPYPADQVLKDLEGSYGFVVYDSKAGSVFAALGADERVNLYWGVAADGSVVVSDNLKLIKESCAKSFAPFPPGCMFHSEQGLMSFEHPRSKMKAMPRIDSEGVMCGANFMADAQSRTSRMPRVGSEANWALRGSKA, encoded by the exons ATGTTAGGCATTTTCAAGAAAGAATTAATGAATCCTCCAAAGGAGCTGCATAGCCCAGCTTCACTCACTTCATCAAACAAGCCCAAGCTTCCCAATCAAATCATCAACCATTTCCTTTCTTCAAATCCCAACAATGCTGTCTCAATGGGGTTCGGATCCTCAGCTTGCTTTGCTTATGCTCCCACAGAGAATCGTTTCCCCAGTCATcaaag GTTGTTTTGTGGAGTGGATGAAATATACTGCATATTCTTGGGggatttgaataatttgagcaGCCTGCTAAAGCAGTATGGGCTGTCAAAGGGCACCAATGAAGCCATGTTTATCATCGAAGCATATCGGACCCTCCGAGACCGTGGTCCGTACCCGGCTGACCAGGTCCTTAAGGATCTTGAAGGCAGCTATGGATTTGTGGTGTATGATAGCAAAGCTGGAAGTGTATTTGCTGCATTG GGTGCAGATGAAAGGGTTAATCTCTATTGGGGTGTAGCAGCTGATGGATCAGTAGTTGTTTCAGATAACTTGAAGCTTATAAAAGAAAGCTGTGCTAAATCATTTGCACCATTTCCACCAG GGTGTATGTTCCACAGTGAGCAAGGATTGATGAGTTTTGAGCATCCGAGGAGCAAAATGAAGGCAATGCCAAGAATTGACAGTGAAGGGGTGATGTGTGGTGCCAATTTCATGGCCGATGCTCAGTCGAGAACAAGTAGGATGCCCCGAGTTGGTAGCGAAGCCAATTGGGCACTGCGAGGCTCCAAAGCTTGA
- the LOC105776714 gene encoding E3 ubiquitin-protein ligase AIRP2 isoform X2, whose product MYTSSMRKSFKDSLKVLEADIQHANTLASDFPREYDGACLQMRMSYSPAAHLFLFLVQWTDFHLAGALGLLRILIYKVYVDGTTTMSTHERKASIREFYTVIYPSLLQLQSGVTDSEDKQQKAACVERYRRREDEEYKQLTDIDFEREEECGICMETNSKMLLPNCNHTMCLKCYREWRSRSQSCPFCRDSLKRVNSGDLWVYTDSRDIIDMATVTRENLRRLFTYIDKLPLIIPATIFDTYDSHLK is encoded by the exons ATGTACACAAGTTCTATGCGAAAATCTTTCAAGGATTCTCTTAAAGTGCTTGAAGCTGATATTCAACATGCTAATACTCT GGCATCGGATTTTCCGAGGGAATATGATGGTGCATGTCTTCAAATGAGGATGTCGTATAGTCCGGCCGCGCACCTCTTCTTATTTTTGGTGCAGTGGACTGATTTTCACCTTGCAGGAGCCCTTGGATTGTTAAGAATACTAATTTACAAG GTTTATGTGGATGGAACTACCACGATGTCTACACATGAAAGGAAAGCAAGCATCCGAGAATTCTACA CTGTTATCTATCCCTCTTTGCTGCAACTTCAGAGCGGTGTCACCGATAGTGAAGATAAACAACAGAAAGCGGCATGCGTGGAAAGGTATCGTAGAAGAGAAGATGAAGAGTATAAGCAGCTTACCGATATTGATTTCGAAAGAGAAGAAGAATGTGGAATATGCATGGAAACAAACAGTAAAATGTTGCTACCGAACTGTAATCACACCATGTGCTTGAAATGTTATCGGGAATG GCGGTCAAGATCGCAGTCGTGCCCTTTCTGTCGTGATAGTCTCAAAAGAGTTAACTCGGGGGATCTTTGGGTATATACAGACAGCCGGGATATAATCGACATGGCCACAGTGACAAGGGAGAATCTTAGAAGGCTTTTCACGTACATAGATAAGTTACCACTTATTATCCCTGCTACCATTTTTGATACTTATGATTCTCatttaaagtga
- the LOC105776714 gene encoding E3 ubiquitin-protein ligase AIRP2 isoform X1, protein MYTSSMRKSFKDSLKVLEADIQHANTLASDFPREYDGACLQMRMSYSPAAHLFLFLVQWTDFHLAGALGLLRILIYKVYVDGTTTMSTHERKASIREFYSIFLHPSLLLFGACVELRGVNEILVLASYSTVIYPSLLQLQSGVTDSEDKQQKAACVERYRRREDEEYKQLTDIDFEREEECGICMETNSKMLLPNCNHTMCLKCYREWRSRSQSCPFCRDSLKRVNSGDLWVYTDSRDIIDMATVTRENLRRLFTYIDKLPLIIPATIFDTYDSHLK, encoded by the exons ATGTACACAAGTTCTATGCGAAAATCTTTCAAGGATTCTCTTAAAGTGCTTGAAGCTGATATTCAACATGCTAATACTCT GGCATCGGATTTTCCGAGGGAATATGATGGTGCATGTCTTCAAATGAGGATGTCGTATAGTCCGGCCGCGCACCTCTTCTTATTTTTGGTGCAGTGGACTGATTTTCACCTTGCAGGAGCCCTTGGATTGTTAAGAATACTAATTTACAAG GTTTATGTGGATGGAACTACCACGATGTCTACACATGAAAGGAAAGCAAGCATCCGAGAATTCTACAGTATCTTTCTCCATCCGAGTCTTTTGCTGTTTGGTGCATGTGTAGAACTTAGGGGTGTAAATGAGATATTGGTGCTCGCAAGCTACTCAA CTGTTATCTATCCCTCTTTGCTGCAACTTCAGAGCGGTGTCACCGATAGTGAAGATAAACAACAGAAAGCGGCATGCGTGGAAAGGTATCGTAGAAGAGAAGATGAAGAGTATAAGCAGCTTACCGATATTGATTTCGAAAGAGAAGAAGAATGTGGAATATGCATGGAAACAAACAGTAAAATGTTGCTACCGAACTGTAATCACACCATGTGCTTGAAATGTTATCGGGAATG GCGGTCAAGATCGCAGTCGTGCCCTTTCTGTCGTGATAGTCTCAAAAGAGTTAACTCGGGGGATCTTTGGGTATATACAGACAGCCGGGATATAATCGACATGGCCACAGTGACAAGGGAGAATCTTAGAAGGCTTTTCACGTACATAGATAAGTTACCACTTATTATCCCTGCTACCATTTTTGATACTTATGATTCTCatttaaagtga